In bacterium, one DNA window encodes the following:
- a CDS encoding fdrA domain protein, translating to MSLDRFFGQPLQVVNIGLEMFAEELRADGVPVVQVDWRPPAGGNPRVAELLRRLDAIEREKP from the coding sequence TTGAGTCTCGATCGGTTTTTCGGGCAGCCCCTGCAGGTGGTGAATATCGGCCTTGAGATGTTCGCCGAAGAGCTGCGGGCGGACGGCGTGCCGGTGGTCCAGGTGGACTGGCGGCCCCCCGCGGGCGGAAATCCCCGGGTGGCGGAGCTCCTGCGCCGCCTCGATGCG